One Astatotilapia calliptera unplaced genomic scaffold, fAstCal1.2 U_scaffold_67, whole genome shotgun sequence genomic region harbors:
- the LOC113018352 gene encoding leukocyte elastase inhibitor-like, which produces MDHGQGYLGAKGDTAAQITQALSFSSGEGVHADCQKLNADINSPSASYILKLANRLYGENTAHFLPDFLEATQKYYQADLKTVDFIGAPEACRAEINSWVEQQTENKIKDLLKPGTVNADTRLALVNAVYFKGNWKNPFKGANTKEMPFKIKQNETVPVQMMHQRKKLPYNYIADHDLQILELPYVAGEGANTGEAE; this is translated from the exons GCCCTCTCATTCAGCTCAGGTGAAGGCGTCCATGCAGACTGCCAGAAACTGAACGCTGACATCAACTCACCATCTGCATCCTACATCCTGAAACTAGCCAACCGTCTTTATGGAGAAAACACTGCCCACTTCCTCCCA GACTTCCTTGAAGCCACACAGAAGTACTACCAGGCAGACCTGAAGACTGTGGACTTCATCGGAGCTCCAGAGGCTTGCAGAGCAGAGATCAACAGCTGGGTCGAGCAGCAGACAGAAA ATAAGATAAAAGACCTTCTGAAGCCAGGAACAGTCAACGCAGATACTAGACTGGCTCTGGTCAATGCTGTCTACTTCAAGGGCAACTGGAAAAACCCGTTTAAAGGGGCAAACACCAAAGAGATGCCCTTTAAAATCAAACAG AATGAGACCGTACCAGTCCAGATGATGCACCAGAGGAAGAAGCTTCCCTACAACTACATTGCTGACCATGATTTGCAGATCCTGGAGCTGCCCTATGTGG CTGGAGAAGGAGCTAACACAGGAGAGGCTGAATGA
- the LOC113018350 gene encoding leukocyte elastase inhibitor-like — protein sequence MSAVSSSNTAFALELFRTLNQANPAGNIFVSPLSISSALAMVYLGAKGDTAAQMAQALSFSSGEGVHADFQKLNADINSPSGSYILKLANRLYGENTAHFLSDFLEATQKYYQADLKTVDFIGAPEACRAEINSWVEQQTENKIKDLLKPGTVNADTRLALVNAVYFKGNWKNPFKEANTKEMPFKIKQNETVPVQMMHQRKKLPYNYIADHDLQILELPYVGEELSMFILLPKESSDGSGPLLKLEKELTQERLNEWTDRKNMDVDSEVVLHLPKFKLEEDYELNDPLAKLGMKNVFCAGSADLSGMNGEGGLFLSTMAHKAFVEVNEEGTEAAAATGAMIMLLCYIPDTHFTADHPFLFFIRHNKTKSILFFGRFSSPE from the exons ATGTCCGCCGTCAGCAGCTCAAACACAGCCTTTGCCTTGGAGCTGTTCCGCACTCTGAACCAGGCAAACCCTGCTGGAAACATCTTTGTCTCTCCTCTGAGCATCAGCTCAGCCCTGGCCATGGTCTACCTGGGAGCTAAAGGAGACACTGCAGCTCAGATGGCTCAG GCCCTCTCATTCAGCTCAGGTGAAGGCGTCCATGCAGACTTCCAGAAACTGAACGCTGACATCAACTCACCATCTGGATCCTACATCCTGAAACTAGCCAACCGTCTTTATGGAGAAAACACTGCCCACTTCCTCTCA GACTTCCTTGAAGCCACACAGAAGTACTACCAGGCAGACCTGAAGACTGTGGACTTCATCGGAGCTCCAGAGGCTTGCAGAGCAGAGATCAACAGCTGGGTCGAGCAGCAGACAGAAA ATAAGATAAAAGACCTTCTGAAGCCAGGAACAGTCAACGCAGATACCAGACTGGCTCTGGTCAATGCTGTCTACTTCAAGGGCAACTGGAAGAACCCGTTTAAAGAGGCAAACACCAAAGAGATGCCCTTTAAAATCAAACAG AATGAGACCGTACCAGTCCAGATGATGCACCAGAGGAAGAAGCTTCCCTACAACTACATTGCTGACCATGATTTGCAGATCCTGGAGCTGCCCTATGTGGGTGAGGAGCTCAGCATGTTCATTCTGCTGCCTAAGGAGTCCTCAGACGGCTCAGGCCCTCTGCTGAAG CTGGAGAAGGAGCTAACACAGGAGAGGCTGAATGAATGGACCGACAGGAAAAACATGGATGTTGATTCAGAAGTTGTCCTTCACCTGCCAAAGTTCAAGCTGGAGGAAGACTACGAGCTGAATGATCCTCTGGCTAAACTGGGTATGAAGAACGTGTTCTGTGCAGGAAGCGCTGACCTGTCTGGCATGAACGGTGAAGGGGGGCTCTTCCTGTCTACGATGGCCCACAAGGCCTTTGTGGAGGTGAACGAGGAGGGCACAGAGGCCGCTGCAGCCACAGGTGCTATGATCATGCTACTTTGTTATATACCGGACACACACTTCACAGCAGATCAccccttcctcttcttcatcagaCACAACAAGACCAAGTCCATCCTGTTCTTTGGCAGATTCTCATCTCCTGAGTAG